The genomic region GCGCGCTGGCGCAGGACCTCGGGCGCGTCCTCCACTGGAGCGAGGAGTAGCGCATGGCGCAGCAGATCCTGGGGCTGGACCTCGGCGCGGACGAGGTGAGGGGCGTGCTCCTCGAGGGGAGCTTTCGCGGGCAGCAGGTGACGGCGGCGGCCTCCGCCCCGGTCGCCCCGCCGGCCGAGGGCGAGGAGGCGCCGGACCTGCTCTCGCGCCAGGCGGCGGCGGCGCAGGCGCTGCTCGCGGGCCAGGGGTGGGCGTGGGACGTGGCCATCGTGGCGCTGCCGGGCGCCTCGGCGGCCGCCCTCGCGGTCACCCTCCCCTTCACCGACCTGCGCCGGATCGAGCAGACCGTCGGCTTCGAGGTGGAGGGGCAGATCCCGTTCGACCTCGACCAGGCGGCCTGGGACTGGCAGCCGCTCGGGCAGCGCGAGGGCCGGACCGACCTGCTCGTCGCGGTCACCCGCAAGGAGGAGCTCGCGGCGCTCCTGGCGGCGCTCGCCGGGGCGGGGCTCGACCCGCGAGCGGTGGTGCCCCCGGCGGTGGCCTACGCCTCGCTCTTCGCGGGCGCGGTGGCGACCTCTGCCCCGGCCCCGGCGCCGGCCGCGAGCGACGCCGCCGCTCCCGAAGCCGGCGCGGGCGAGCCGGCCTCGCCCCCGGCCGCTCCGGCGCCGTGCGCGCCGGTGGAGGGGGTGCTCGATCTGCGCGCCGGTCGGGCCAGCCTCGCGCTCGTGCGCGGCACCGAGCTGCAGGCGGGCCGCACCTTCGGGCTCGGCGCCGGCGATCCGGTCCGCGCGCTCTCCCGCGAGCTGCGCGCCACGCTGCGCGCCTGGCGCGCCCGGCTCGGCCCGGGGCACCACCCGGTGGCGCGGCTCCACCTCGCGGGCGAGGCGGCCCGGCTCCCGGGGCTGCCGGAGGCGCTGGCGCCGGAGCTCGAGGGGCCGGTCGCGCCGCTCGCGCTCGCGCCCTGGGCGGCGTCGCGGCTGCCGGACGGGGCCGGCCCGGACTACGCGCTCGCCCTGGCGCTGGCGCTCCGGGGCCAGCAGGGCGCCCGCGCCGGCCGGCTCAACCTGCGGCGCCGCGACCTCGCCTTCACCCGCGACTTCGAGCACCTGCGCGGCAAGGTGGCGCGGCTCGCCGTCTACGCGGCCCTGGTGCTGGCGCTCGCCCTCACGAGCGCGGTGGTGCGGGTGGTGGCGCTCTCGCACCAGGAGTCGCTCCTCGACGGGGCGCTCTGCGAGACCACCAAGAAGGTCGTCGGGCGCTGCCTCGACAACTTCGAGACCGCCGAGGCGGTGCTCAAGGGGCGCGGCACGCCGTCGGCGGCCATCCCCCGGATCTCGTCGGTGGACGTGCTGGCCGAGCTCGAGCAGCGCGCCCCGGACGTCCCGATGAAGCTCGAGCGGATCGAGATCACCCGCGAGAAGCTGCACCTCCAGGGCACCACCGAGGCGGCCGAGAACGTGGACCGGATCGTGACCAGCCTGCGCGGCTCGCGCTGCTTCGGCGACGCGCGCTCGGGCGGCGCCCGCAAGCGCGCCAGCGACGGCAAGTTCGAGTTCAGCGTGGACTCGGACCTCACCTGCGACGTCACCGCCGCCGCCCAGGGCGGGAAGGGCTAGCCGTGGAATACCTCCGGAAGCTGCGCAGCGATCTCGAGAACGCCCTCTCCCGCCTCTCCCCGCGCGAGCGGGTGATGGTGGCCGCCGCCGCCGCCGCGGTGGTGCTCTTCGTCCTCCTCATGGTCTCCACCTCCGTCTCGCGCTCGATCCGCGCCCGCGAGTCGCGCATCGACGACAAGACCCGGGTCCTGTCGGAGATCGGCCGTCTGGCCCAGGGCTACCGGTCGGCGCAGGCCGAGCGCCAGGCGATGGAGTCGCGGCTCAAGGGGCCGCCCATCCAGCTCATGAGCTACGTCTCGCAGGCGGGCTCGCGGCTCGGGATCGAGGTCAACGACCTGCGCCCGGGGCAGAGCACCAGCGGGACCGGCAGCGACCAGGTGCTCGAGGACAGCGTCGAGGTGAACCTGGCCCGCATCGACCCGCCGCGCCTGGTGCAGCTCCTGCGCGCGCTGGAGGCGGGGCCCGGGGTGGTCAAGGTCCGCCGGCTCCGCATCTCGACCCGCAGCGACGATCCCAACCTGGTGGACGTGACCCTGCTCGTCGCCACCTACCAGCTCAAGGGGTAACCCCGTGGAACTGCCCGCCCTCAAGCCCTGGCAGCGCCGGCTCGCCTACGGCGCCTTCACCGTTCTCGCCTTCCTCTTCGCGCTCCAGCGCACCTTCCCGTCCGACGCGGTCAAGGAGCGGCTGGTGCTGGCGGCGGCGGCGCAGGGCTGGCAGCTCTCGATGGACGACATCCGCCCGCGCGGCTTCCCCGGCGTGCGCGCCACGGGGGTCACGCTCGAGTCGGCGGAGGGGACGCGCATCCCCGTGGACGAGCTCGACGCCACGCTGCGGCTCTGGCCGCTCCTGCTCGGCCGGCGCGGGGTCTCCTTCGAGGCGAAGCTGTACGACGGCCGGGTGAAGGGGCTCTCCGAGGAGGGGCGCACCGCGAGCCGGCTCGCCCTCACCGCCTCGGGCATCGACCTCGCCCGGGCGGCGGCGGTGAAGAAGGTCTCGGGGCTCGACCTCGCGGGCACCCTCTCGGCCGACGTGGACGTCACCATCGACTCCAAGGACGCCGCCCGGAGCAACGGCCACGCCGACCTCGACGTGCAGCGGGCGGTCCTGAACGGCGGCACGCTGCAGCTCCCGAGCATGGGCGGTGGCCTCACCCTGCCCCGCGTCGGCCTGGGGACGGTCGCGGCCCGCATGACCGTCAAGGACGGCAAGGGGGTCTTCGAGCGGATGGAGGTGAAGGGCGAGGACCTCGACGCCGCCAGCGAGAACCTCTACTTCGTGGTCCAGCCGCGCCTCGAGTACGCGCCGCTCTACGGCACGGCGCGCGTGAAGCTGAGCGACGCCTTCTTCTCGCGCCCCGGCTCGTCGGGCTTCAAGAGCGTGCTCGAGCTGGCGCTCGCGCAGGCGAAGCGCAAGGACGGGGCTTACGGCTTCCAGATCTACGGGACCGTCGGCCACCCGCAGCTGCGGCCGGGCGCGCAGTAGGCGCCGCCGCCCCGGCGGCCGCCGCCGCTACGCCGCCTGCGCCGGCCCCTCGCTGCCCGCCATCTCGAGCAGGAGCTCGGCGGTGCGCCCCGGACACTCGAGCTGCGGGCAGTGCCCGCAGTCGGGCACGGGCTCGTAGCGCACGCCCGGGAGCTGCTCCAGGAACCAGGCGCGGCAGCCCTCCGGGATGAGGCCGTCCGCCTCTCCCCAGATGAGCGCCACCGGGCAGCGGACCCGCTGCACCTCCTCGGCGCTGAGGAAGTCCTCGGCCTCGAGGTGGGCCAGCATCTGCGCCACGGGCGGAGCGGTGAGGATGCGGCGGAAGTCGCGGGTGAGGAGCTGCGCGCCGAGCGGGGGCCGGTGGAACACGCGCGAGAAGTACTGCCGCATCGCGGACGGCTCGCCGGCGACCAGGGCCACGAAGCTGGCCCAGTCCTCGGCGCGCAGGGCGGGGCCGCCCGGGTTGAGGAGGGCGAGCCCCCGCACCAGGTCGGGCCGGCGGACCGCGAGCTTGGCGGCCATCCACCCGCCCATCGAGTTGCCGGCGACGTACGCCCCGCGCGGCGCCACCGCGTCCACGAAGGACTCGGCGGCCCGCACCTGCTCGGCGAACGTCAGGTACTCCCGGCCGGCGGGCAAGGTGGAGACCCCGCAGCCGGGCAGATCGGGCACCACCACCCGGTACCCGCGGCGCAGGAGCGGCGCGAGGGGATAGAAGCTCAGGCCGGAGGCGCCCAGGCCGTGCAGGAGCACGAGCGTCGGGCGGTCCGCTCCCTCGTCGAGCGGCGCGAACTCGGCCCAGCCGACGCGCGCGCCCTCGAGGTCGAGCTCGCGGAAGGTCGCGCCGTCGCGGCGCCAGCCGAGCGCGAGGAGCTTCTGGAGCAGTTCGAGCATGGTCCCACCGAGGCGGGGACCCGACCGCGCCCCGCCTCGCTGGGCTAAACCTTGAACCTCCCGACCCGTTCCGCCAGGGCCCGGGAGCGCCCGTCGAGCCGCTCGGCGACCCCGGAGAGCTCACCGACCGCCTGCTCGTGCAGCTCGGCGGTCCGGGTGAGGTGCCGCAGCGAGTCGCGCACCCGGCGGGTGGCCTGGTCGTGGTTCTCCACCGCCAGGGTGATGTCGCCGATCATGCCGTTGATCCGCTCCAGGCTCTCGAGCTGCTGGCGGCCGAGGCCGGTCTGCTCCTCGAGGGCCCGGCTGATCCGGTCGGCCATGTCGCCCACGCCGCGGCTGACGGTGCCGACCGCGCTCACGCTGCGGCCCACCAGCTGCACGGCCTCGGAGAGGGTCTTCGAGCCGTCGGCGACCGAGCC from Anaeromyxobacter paludicola harbors:
- a CDS encoding type II secretion system protein GspL — translated: MAQQILGLDLGADEVRGVLLEGSFRGQQVTAAASAPVAPPAEGEEAPDLLSRQAAAAQALLAGQGWAWDVAIVALPGASAAALAVTLPFTDLRRIEQTVGFEVEGQIPFDLDQAAWDWQPLGQREGRTDLLVAVTRKEELAALLAALAGAGLDPRAVVPPAVAYASLFAGAVATSAPAPAPAASDAAAPEAGAGEPASPPAAPAPCAPVEGVLDLRAGRASLALVRGTELQAGRTFGLGAGDPVRALSRELRATLRAWRARLGPGHHPVARLHLAGEAARLPGLPEALAPELEGPVAPLALAPWAASRLPDGAGPDYALALALALRGQQGARAGRLNLRRRDLAFTRDFEHLRGKVARLAVYAALVLALALTSAVVRVVALSHQESLLDGALCETTKKVVGRCLDNFETAEAVLKGRGTPSAAIPRISSVDVLAELEQRAPDVPMKLERIEITREKLHLQGTTEAAENVDRIVTSLRGSRCFGDARSGGARKRASDGKFEFSVDSDLTCDVTAAAQGGKG
- the gspM gene encoding type II secretion system protein GspM, coding for MEYLRKLRSDLENALSRLSPRERVMVAAAAAAVVLFVLLMVSTSVSRSIRARESRIDDKTRVLSEIGRLAQGYRSAQAERQAMESRLKGPPIQLMSYVSQAGSRLGIEVNDLRPGQSTSGTGSDQVLEDSVEVNLARIDPPRLVQLLRALEAGPGVVKVRRLRISTRSDDPNLVDVTLLVATYQLKG
- the gspN gene encoding type II secretion system protein GspN; amino-acid sequence: MELPALKPWQRRLAYGAFTVLAFLFALQRTFPSDAVKERLVLAAAAQGWQLSMDDIRPRGFPGVRATGVTLESAEGTRIPVDELDATLRLWPLLLGRRGVSFEAKLYDGRVKGLSEEGRTASRLALTASGIDLARAAAVKKVSGLDLAGTLSADVDVTIDSKDAARSNGHADLDVQRAVLNGGTLQLPSMGGGLTLPRVGLGTVAARMTVKDGKGVFERMEVKGEDLDAASENLYFVVQPRLEYAPLYGTARVKLSDAFFSRPGSSGFKSVLELALAQAKRKDGAYGFQIYGTVGHPQLRPGAQ
- a CDS encoding alpha/beta fold hydrolase, which codes for MLELLQKLLALGWRRDGATFRELDLEGARVGWAEFAPLDEGADRPTLVLLHGLGASGLSFYPLAPLLRRGYRVVVPDLPGCGVSTLPAGREYLTFAEQVRAAESFVDAVAPRGAYVAGNSMGGWMAAKLAVRRPDLVRGLALLNPGGPALRAEDWASFVALVAGEPSAMRQYFSRVFHRPPLGAQLLTRDFRRILTAPPVAQMLAHLEAEDFLSAEEVQRVRCPVALIWGEADGLIPEGCRAWFLEQLPGVRYEPVPDCGHCPQLECPGRTAELLLEMAGSEGPAQAA